The following proteins are encoded in a genomic region of Paenibacillus sp. FSL H3-0469:
- a CDS encoding helix-turn-helix domain-containing protein, which yields MEEHQLTMCPRFETAFSFLGKRWNGLIIQTLMSGPKRFKDISGLIPSMSDKMLSERMKDLECEGILVRHVYPETPVRIEYELTVKGRALEPVMQQIQTWAESWVE from the coding sequence ATGGAAGAACATCAATTGACGATGTGCCCGAGATTTGAGACGGCTTTTTCGTTTCTGGGCAAGCGTTGGAACGGACTCATTATTCAGACCTTGATGAGCGGCCCTAAGCGGTTCAAGGATATTTCCGGACTGATTCCGTCAATGAGCGATAAGATGCTGTCCGAGCGCATGAAGGATCTGGAATGCGAGGGCATTCTGGTACGGCATGTGTACCCGGAGACACCGGTGCGCATTGAGTATGAATTAACAGTGAAGGGCCGTGCGCTTGAGCCGGTCATGCAGCAAATCCAGACCTGGGCCGAGAGCTGGGTGGAGTAG
- a CDS encoding glycosyl hydrolase family 65 protein has product MAKVADPYLKVDPWAIIEEGFDPERNRTSESIFSLGNEYMGVRGYADEGYSGDSLPGSYFNGLNEQMEVGNHYKGIIRSLRYMVNAVDWLHTRISVDGEPLDLAHSRIDKYTRRLDFRTGTYRREFIWELADGKKLKLCFTRLVSMTLSHLGLQQITFTPLNFNGTVDIRTGLDFGMAHEEHGQSMWRELRSGEEGTVTAIMARTLTTGNQLYSGFVLKSPQALHTELVEEDRYIGRQFSLMLAEGEPASFTKLVVNVTGSDASEAADCLWTKGMELAAAADRLAEEEVLADQTDYWSSIWAASDIRIEGDPENQQGIRFCIFQLYQTYHGDHPGYNIGAKGLTGEAYRGLAFWDTESYCLPFYLFNNPKAARSLLEFRYKTLPEALQRGQEVDCAGAFYPIATIDGSESCDLWQHSNLQLHVGTAVAYGIWHYVKNTGDLEFLYSKGAEMLIQISRFYASRGQWGQRTGEYGYFGVMGPDEFQLMVNNNCYINLMAQKLFEYTLETVALMKAETPEDYAAVITATALREEELADWDHKSAHMKIPFDPGSGIYEEHDGFFDMPHLDIHSIPVSEFPLYANWSYDRLYRYDMIKQPDVLMFLFLYNGQFSREAKLANYEYYEPRCIHESSLSPSIHSILASELGKPEEAYQFFEFATRLDLDNYNRNTREGLHTTSIAAAWMNIVYGFGGMRSDGDCLSFRPVLPQQWNAYSFQVMCRGVLLGIKVNAESVSFRAVNGGSAEVLIYDQRVTVDEAGIELPLAEGMGV; this is encoded by the coding sequence ATGGCAAAAGTAGCAGATCCCTATCTGAAGGTCGATCCATGGGCAATTATTGAGGAGGGCTTTGATCCGGAACGAAACCGGACTTCAGAATCGATTTTTTCACTGGGCAATGAGTATATGGGAGTACGGGGGTATGCAGACGAGGGCTACAGCGGGGATTCTTTGCCGGGCAGCTATTTCAATGGGCTGAATGAGCAGATGGAGGTTGGCAACCACTATAAGGGCATTATCCGGTCGCTGCGGTATATGGTGAATGCGGTAGATTGGCTGCATACCCGGATCTCGGTGGATGGTGAACCGCTGGATCTGGCTCATTCCCGTATTGACAAGTACACCCGCAGACTGGATTTCCGAACCGGGACCTACAGACGGGAATTCATCTGGGAGCTGGCGGACGGGAAAAAGCTGAAGCTCTGCTTCACGCGGCTGGTAAGTATGACTCTGTCCCATCTGGGGTTGCAGCAAATCACGTTCACGCCGCTTAATTTCAACGGTACAGTAGATATTCGCACAGGGCTTGATTTCGGCATGGCTCATGAGGAACACGGCCAGAGCATGTGGAGGGAGTTGCGCAGCGGAGAGGAGGGTACGGTGACTGCCATTATGGCCCGTACGCTGACAACCGGGAATCAGCTGTATTCGGGCTTTGTCCTGAAGTCTCCGCAGGCGCTGCATACGGAGCTTGTGGAAGAGGACCGCTATATCGGGCGGCAATTCTCGCTTATGCTGGCTGAAGGTGAGCCAGCCTCCTTCACGAAGCTGGTGGTCAATGTGACAGGCAGTGATGCTTCAGAGGCAGCAGACTGTCTCTGGACAAAAGGCATGGAGCTTGCAGCAGCGGCGGACCGGCTGGCGGAGGAAGAGGTGCTTGCCGACCAGACCGACTATTGGAGCAGCATCTGGGCCGCCAGCGATATCCGGATTGAGGGCGACCCGGAGAATCAGCAGGGCATCCGTTTTTGTATTTTTCAGCTGTATCAGACCTATCACGGAGATCATCCCGGGTACAACATCGGTGCCAAAGGGTTGACCGGTGAAGCTTACCGGGGGCTTGCCTTCTGGGATACCGAGTCCTACTGTCTGCCATTCTATCTGTTTAATAATCCCAAGGCGGCCCGCAGTCTGCTGGAATTCCGCTACAAGACGTTGCCGGAGGCGCTGCAGCGCGGGCAGGAGGTGGATTGCGCGGGGGCTTTTTATCCGATTGCCACAATAGACGGATCAGAGAGCTGTGACCTGTGGCAGCACTCCAATCTGCAGCTTCATGTCGGGACGGCGGTCGCCTACGGCATCTGGCATTATGTGAAGAACACCGGCGACCTGGAATTTCTCTACAGCAAAGGCGCCGAGATGCTGATTCAGATCAGCCGTTTCTACGCATCCCGCGGCCAGTGGGGTCAACGCACCGGGGAATACGGATATTTCGGCGTGATGGGGCCGGACGAATTCCAGCTGATGGTTAACAATAACTGTTACATCAATCTGATGGCCCAGAAGTTATTCGAATATACGCTTGAAACGGTAGCCCTAATGAAGGCGGAGACGCCGGAGGATTATGCGGCGGTTATAACGGCTACTGCGCTCCGCGAGGAGGAATTGGCCGACTGGGACCACAAGAGTGCCCATATGAAAATCCCGTTCGATCCCGGCAGCGGCATTTACGAGGAGCATGACGGCTTCTTCGATATGCCGCATCTCGACATTCACTCCATTCCGGTGTCCGAGTTCCCGCTCTATGCCAACTGGTCATATGATCGCCTGTACCGTTACGATATGATCAAGCAGCCGGATGTGCTGATGTTCCTGTTCCTGTATAACGGGCAATTCTCCCGTGAGGCAAAGCTGGCGAATTACGAATATTATGAACCGAGATGTATTCATGAGTCCTCGCTCTCTCCGTCCATTCACTCGATTCTGGCCAGTGAACTCGGCAAGCCGGAGGAAGCATACCAATTCTTCGAGTTCGCTACGCGTCTGGATCTGGACAACTATAACCGGAATACCCGGGAAGGGCTGCATACCACATCGATCGCCGCAGCCTGGATGAACATTGTATACGGCTTCGGCGGTATGCGCTCGGATGGAGATTGCCTGTCCTTCCGGCCGGTGCTGCCGCAGCAGTGGAATGCCTACAGCTTCCAGGTGATGTGCAGGGGAGTATTGCTGGGCATTAAGGTAAATGCAGAGTCGGTTTCCTTCAGGGCAGTCAATGGCGGAAGTGCGGAGGTGCTGATCTATGATCAGCGGGTGACCGTGGATGAAGCAGGGATCGAGCTTCCGCTTGCTGAAGGGATGGGTGTGTAA
- the nirB gene encoding nitrite reductase large subunit NirB, which translates to MAAEREKLVLIGNGMAGVGTIEQILKLGGAYDISVFGSEPHPNYNRIMLSYVLEGSKTIEDIILNDLGWYEDNHITLHTSTTVTRIDEQNKLILTDNGLAVPYDKAIIATGSNSFILPVPGSTKDGVVGFRDIADCDAMLAAAKQYRTAAVIGGGLLGLEAAKGLVNLGMDVTVVHLLEDLMERQLDRTASSMLQAELTRQGVKFAMGKQTVELTGEERVTGLRFSDGSVLPSEFVVMAVGIKPNVQLAKDSGITVNRGIVVDDYMQTSMADVYSVGECTEHRGTCYGLVAPLFEQGMVLAKHLSGVQTPGYEGSVVATKLKISGVDVFSAGEFTETPEHTVISAKDEWKRTYKKILLKDNVIVGAVLFGDVTESASLQKLVKNSTEMTDEIYDEVMGTSCCGGGGAKKGMSVEAMADEEIVCGCNGVTKKAIVDAVTENGFTTVDEIKACTGATRSCGGCKPVVEQILQFVLGDSFQQSAKQGICSCTSLSRDEIVAEITAKGLRTTKEVMHVLDWKQAEGCSKCRPAVNYYLGMIYPDTHEDEKESRFVNERMSANIQKDGTYTVIPRMYGGVTTPEDLKRIADVSLKYDVKVVKVTGGQRLDLIGVKKEDVPKVWEELDMPSGYGYAKSLRTVKTCVGSQFCRFGTQDSMGMGAMLERKYERLDMPAKFKMAVNGCPRNCAESCTKDIGIVGNDGGWEVFIGGNGGIKPRIADAFCKVKTDEELVEVCSAVIQYYRETGNYLERTSEWVERMGLEQIQTVVMGNDDNRKELAARIDFALAQVSDPWRKMLDDKNTRTALFEETQV; encoded by the coding sequence GTGGCAGCGGAAAGAGAAAAGTTAGTGCTGATTGGGAATGGCATGGCGGGAGTAGGCACTATTGAGCAGATTCTGAAGCTGGGCGGCGCTTATGATATTTCGGTCTTCGGCAGTGAGCCGCATCCCAACTATAACCGGATTATGTTGTCCTATGTACTTGAAGGCAGCAAAACGATTGAAGACATCATCCTCAACGATCTCGGGTGGTATGAAGATAATCATATTACACTGCATACCAGCACAACGGTTACCCGGATCGATGAACAGAACAAACTGATATTGACCGATAATGGACTGGCGGTTCCTTACGATAAAGCAATTATTGCAACAGGCTCGAATTCTTTCATTCTACCCGTACCCGGCAGTACTAAGGATGGGGTAGTCGGGTTCCGCGATATCGCGGACTGCGATGCGATGCTGGCAGCGGCGAAGCAGTACCGCACGGCGGCTGTTATCGGCGGAGGACTGCTGGGTCTTGAAGCTGCGAAAGGCCTGGTCAATCTGGGCATGGATGTTACCGTTGTGCATCTGCTGGAGGATCTGATGGAGCGCCAGCTGGACCGTACCGCTTCTTCAATGCTGCAGGCAGAGCTTACACGGCAAGGTGTGAAATTCGCCATGGGCAAGCAGACAGTTGAATTGACCGGCGAAGAACGGGTTACTGGTCTACGCTTCAGTGATGGCAGTGTGCTGCCGTCAGAGTTTGTAGTGATGGCTGTTGGAATTAAGCCGAATGTCCAGCTTGCAAAGGACAGCGGAATTACCGTTAACCGCGGGATCGTAGTTGACGATTATATGCAAACTTCTATGGCAGATGTGTATTCTGTCGGCGAATGTACAGAGCACCGGGGAACCTGCTACGGACTCGTTGCACCGCTATTTGAGCAGGGCATGGTTCTCGCCAAGCATTTGTCTGGTGTACAGACTCCGGGCTATGAAGGCTCAGTTGTAGCTACCAAGCTCAAAATTTCCGGAGTAGATGTATTCTCCGCCGGTGAATTCACAGAAACGCCGGAGCATACCGTTATTTCTGCCAAGGATGAATGGAAGCGAACCTACAAGAAGATTTTGCTTAAGGATAATGTGATTGTCGGTGCCGTTCTGTTCGGTGATGTAACGGAATCTGCCAGCCTGCAGAAGCTTGTGAAAAACAGCACAGAGATGACGGATGAAATCTATGATGAGGTTATGGGCACAAGCTGCTGCGGCGGAGGAGGAGCCAAGAAGGGGATGTCCGTTGAAGCGATGGCTGATGAAGAAATCGTCTGCGGCTGTAACGGCGTAACCAAAAAAGCGATTGTGGATGCTGTTACGGAGAACGGCTTCACTACGGTGGATGAGATCAAAGCCTGCACGGGTGCAACCCGCTCCTGCGGCGGCTGTAAGCCAGTGGTGGAGCAGATTCTGCAATTCGTTCTCGGAGACAGCTTCCAGCAGAGCGCCAAGCAGGGAATCTGCAGCTGCACCTCGCTAAGCCGGGATGAGATCGTAGCCGAGATTACGGCTAAAGGCCTCCGGACTACTAAGGAAGTTATGCATGTCCTGGACTGGAAGCAGGCAGAAGGCTGTTCCAAATGCCGCCCGGCAGTGAACTATTATCTGGGGATGATCTACCCTGACACTCATGAGGACGAGAAGGAATCCCGGTTCGTCAATGAACGGATGAGCGCCAATATTCAGAAGGACGGAACTTATACAGTTATACCGCGGATGTATGGCGGTGTGACCACTCCTGAGGATTTGAAGCGGATTGCCGATGTGTCCCTGAAGTATGATGTGAAGGTTGTGAAGGTAACGGGCGGACAACGTCTTGACCTGATCGGTGTCAAAAAAGAAGATGTACCTAAGGTGTGGGAGGAGCTGGATATGCCGTCCGGCTATGGTTATGCCAAGTCGCTGCGTACGGTAAAAACTTGCGTAGGTTCGCAGTTCTGCCGCTTCGGCACACAGGATTCCATGGGCATGGGCGCTATGCTTGAGCGTAAATATGAACGGCTGGATATGCCGGCCAAGTTCAAGATGGCGGTTAACGGCTGTCCGCGTAACTGTGCAGAATCGTGCACGAAGGATATCGGGATTGTCGGCAATGACGGCGGCTGGGAAGTGTTCATCGGCGGCAACGGCGGGATTAAGCCGCGCATCGCAGATGCCTTCTGCAAGGTGAAGACCGACGAGGAACTGGTTGAGGTCTGCTCCGCTGTCATCCAGTACTACCGTGAGACCGGCAATTACCTGGAGAGAACCTCCGAATGGGTAGAGCGTATGGGTCTTGAGCAAATCCAGACTGTGGTTATGGGTAATGACGACAACCGTAAAGAGCTTGCGGCACGTATTGACTTTGCCCTGGCCCAGGTGAGTGATCCTTGGCGGAAAATGCTGGATGACAAAAACACCCGCACCGCGCTGTTCGAAGAGACACAGGTATAG
- a CDS encoding SDR family oxidoreductase, whose protein sequence is MNILILGATGRVGSHIVTHALQDGHHVTALVRTPEKVQPLHANLTILQGNVLNQEDVARAVQGNDVVISALNTDGTTTLTDSMPFIIGAMYEEGIERIITVGTAGILQSESSPDLLRYQSSESKRRSTRAAEEHERAYRLLERSTLKWTIVCPTALLDGERIGTYRVRQDILPQGGTEISVADTAEFIYSQIDAGDFIRSRVGIAY, encoded by the coding sequence ATGAATATATTGATTCTTGGTGCCACTGGCCGGGTGGGAAGCCATATTGTTACCCACGCTCTTCAGGATGGACATCATGTGACTGCTCTGGTCCGCACGCCGGAGAAGGTTCAGCCTCTCCATGCCAACCTGACGATCCTCCAAGGTAATGTGCTTAATCAAGAGGATGTCGCCCGGGCAGTGCAGGGAAATGATGTAGTGATTAGTGCATTGAACACCGATGGGACAACCACGCTTACAGACAGCATGCCTTTTATCATCGGAGCCATGTATGAGGAAGGGATAGAGCGCATTATAACCGTAGGAACTGCGGGCATTCTTCAAAGTGAGAGCTCCCCAGATCTCCTCCGTTACCAATCCAGTGAGTCTAAACGCAGGTCAACCCGTGCCGCAGAAGAACATGAACGAGCATACCGCTTGCTGGAGCGATCAACTCTTAAATGGACGATTGTGTGCCCAACCGCTCTGCTGGACGGAGAACGCATAGGGACCTATCGTGTAAGACAAGACATTCTGCCCCAAGGTGGTACTGAAATATCTGTAGCGGATACAGCGGAATTCATTTATAGTCAAATTGATGCTGGCGATTTCATAAGATCCCGTGTCGGTATAGCTTACTGA
- the nirD gene encoding nitrite reductase small subunit NirD, which yields MERSNREYTIGAVEDFMLQIGRVVHAGEVELAIFRTSDGAIYAVRNHSPHPKGGPLAEGIVSGYYLYDPLHDWKIDLRTGEVQAPDRGQAEVYPVTVEGGVVKVTLPAAVANLN from the coding sequence ATGGAACGGAGCAATCGGGAATACACGATAGGCGCAGTGGAAGATTTCATGCTGCAGATCGGCCGGGTAGTTCATGCAGGAGAAGTCGAATTAGCGATATTCCGCACATCGGACGGCGCAATTTATGCGGTCCGCAACCACAGTCCCCACCCGAAGGGCGGCCCGCTCGCGGAGGGAATCGTATCAGGCTATTATTTATATGATCCGCTGCATGACTGGAAGATCGACCTTCGCACGGGAGAGGTTCAGGCACCGGACCGTGGGCAGGCAGAAGTCTATCCGGTTACAGTAGAGGGCGGAGTTGTTAAGGTCACTCTGCCTGCGGCAGTAGCAAACCTAAATTAA
- a CDS encoding helix-turn-helix transcriptional regulator, which yields MGKNLRLKASRAAKDMSQKQLADAVGVTRQTIIAIENGDYNPTLRLCIDICVTLGKTLDQLFWEGTKDEQNEPG from the coding sequence ATGGGGAAAAACTTAAGGCTCAAAGCCTCCAGAGCGGCAAAAGACATGTCGCAAAAACAGCTCGCAGATGCCGTGGGGGTCACAAGGCAGACGATTATCGCGATTGAGAACGGTGATTACAACCCCACCCTGAGGCTGTGCATTGACATTTGTGTAACACTCGGGAAGACGCTGGATCAACTATTTTGGGAGGGAACGAAGGATGAACAGAACGAACCTGGATGA
- the ric gene encoding iron-sulfur cluster repair di-iron protein, with protein MHPGFTPEAMVRDIVLQFPKAADYFKAQRIDFCCGGAKPLAEAAAEKGLDPAAMVQELNKLQEQHPVLEEDTAWNEASSEELVNYIVNKHHRYLREELPLISQNVTKVFRVHGEDSPHLGEMHRLFNMLREELLQHTAKEEESEFPKMLAYTQNPTEEGLAELRGLLHNLEAEHDGAGEILRELRRVTNDYTPPAHACTTYRLTYARLEELEGMTFEHVHLENNILFLRYQ; from the coding sequence ATTCATCCCGGGTTCACCCCGGAAGCAATGGTCAGAGATATTGTTCTGCAGTTCCCCAAAGCAGCAGATTATTTCAAAGCACAGCGGATCGATTTCTGCTGCGGAGGCGCAAAGCCGCTGGCTGAAGCCGCTGCCGAGAAGGGTCTTGACCCGGCAGCAATGGTGCAGGAGCTGAACAAGCTGCAGGAGCAGCACCCCGTTCTGGAAGAAGACACCGCCTGGAACGAGGCTTCTTCAGAGGAGCTGGTGAATTATATTGTGAACAAGCATCACCGTTATCTGCGTGAAGAGCTTCCGTTAATCAGTCAAAATGTAACCAAGGTATTCCGCGTTCATGGTGAGGATTCACCGCATCTGGGAGAAATGCACCGCCTGTTCAATATGCTGCGTGAAGAGCTGCTGCAGCACACGGCGAAGGAAGAAGAGAGCGAATTCCCTAAGATGCTGGCTTACACTCAGAATCCAACTGAAGAAGGACTTGCGGAGCTGCGCGGACTGCTGCATAATCTGGAAGCAGAGCATGACGGGGCCGGAGAGATTCTGCGTGAGCTGCGTAGAGTAACTAATGACTACACACCGCCTGCACATGCCTGCACGACTTATCGACTGACATATGCCCGCCTTGAAGAACTGGAAGGCATGACCTTCGAGCACGTGCATCTGGAGAACAACATTCTGTTCCTGCGTTATCAATAG
- a CDS encoding formate/nitrite transporter family protein, producing the protein MFTQSVENIVETAVGKRDKMNESLPKYFLAALLAGAYVGIGIILIFSLGAPLAAIKSPFQPLIMGASFGIALTLVVFAGSELFTGNNMFFTVSTLAGRTTVWDTVKNWVLVFLGNVAGAVVLALLIQGSGLFKAAPAEHLIFAAAAKKMSLPFSELFFRGILCNWLVCLALWMSSRAKSEAAKLVLIWWCLFAFIASGYEHSVANMTLLSVAVLLPNHPETVSIAGWFHNMIPVTLGNIIGGGVFVGMAYWLISPVRTPRKVSVPPQTKKAS; encoded by the coding sequence ATGTTTACGCAGAGCGTAGAGAATATCGTAGAGACAGCCGTAGGGAAACGCGACAAAATGAATGAGAGCCTGCCCAAATATTTTTTGGCGGCCCTCCTGGCAGGAGCATATGTGGGTATTGGTATTATTCTGATCTTCTCACTGGGGGCACCGCTGGCGGCGATCAAGTCACCGTTCCAGCCGCTGATTATGGGAGCCTCCTTCGGGATTGCCTTGACCTTGGTTGTATTCGCCGGCTCAGAGCTGTTTACAGGTAATAATATGTTCTTCACGGTAAGCACGCTTGCCGGGAGAACTACAGTCTGGGACACGGTGAAGAACTGGGTCCTGGTATTCCTCGGCAATGTGGCCGGTGCTGTGGTGCTGGCACTGCTGATTCAGGGATCGGGCCTCTTCAAAGCAGCGCCTGCCGAGCATCTGATCTTCGCGGCGGCTGCCAAAAAGATGAGCCTTCCGTTCTCGGAGCTGTTCTTCCGCGGCATCCTCTGTAACTGGCTGGTCTGCCTGGCGCTATGGATGTCTTCCCGCGCCAAGAGTGAAGCAGCGAAGCTGGTCCTGATCTGGTGGTGTCTGTTCGCCTTCATCGCGAGCGGCTATGAACACAGTGTTGCGAACATGACGCTGCTCAGCGTAGCTGTGCTGCTGCCGAATCATCCAGAGACAGTGAGCATCGCCGGCTGGTTTCACAACATGATTCCTGTTACGCTTGGCAACATTATCGGCGGCGGTGTCTTTGTCGGAATGGCTTACTGGCTAATTTCACCTGTGCGTACTCCGCGTAAAGTATCTGTTCCTCCTCAGACTAAGAAAGCAAGCTAG
- a CDS encoding Crp/Fnr family transcriptional regulator yields MKEHYNVIEARGNTNCFSEQNFNRLLVTMKERVVPEGSHLFWEGDFSDKLFYIKRGRVKLTKSTDEGKELILYMYQAGDMVGQADPFFSTKHSFTAEVIEESEVGVIEQKDLEILICQHCDFAIDFMKWMGIHHRLTQTKFRDLMMYGKPGALCSTLIRLGNTYGEKTGDSILINKKITHTDLSNMIGATRESVNRMLSDLRKKDAVEYENGMIVIKDLAMLQEICHCELCPNEICRI; encoded by the coding sequence ATAAAGGAACATTATAATGTTATCGAAGCCCGCGGCAATACAAACTGTTTCTCCGAACAGAACTTTAACCGCCTGTTGGTCACCATGAAGGAACGTGTAGTCCCTGAAGGATCACACCTGTTCTGGGAAGGCGATTTCTCGGATAAACTGTTTTATATCAAGCGTGGACGTGTGAAATTAACCAAATCTACAGACGAAGGCAAGGAACTGATTCTGTATATGTATCAGGCAGGCGACATGGTCGGTCAGGCTGACCCTTTCTTCAGCACGAAGCACAGCTTCACAGCCGAAGTCATTGAAGAGAGTGAAGTCGGCGTGATTGAACAGAAGGATCTGGAGATTCTGATCTGCCAGCACTGCGACTTCGCCATCGACTTCATGAAGTGGATGGGGATTCATCACCGTCTCACACAGACGAAATTCCGCGATCTGATGATGTACGGCAAACCGGGCGCACTCTGCTCCACACTAATCCGTCTTGGCAACACCTATGGTGAGAAGACGGGCGACAGCATTCTGATCAACAAAAAAATCACGCATACAGATCTGTCCAACATGATCGGCGCTACCCGTGAGAGCGTTAACCGCATGCTGAGTGATCTGCGTAAAAAAGATGCAGTGGAGTATGAGAACGGCATGATTGTCATCAAAGATCTGGCGATGCTTCAAGAAATCTGCCACTGCGAACTATGTCCCAATGAAATTTGCCGAATTTAA
- a CDS encoding Gfo/Idh/MocA family oxidoreductase, with protein sequence MKLSVRKRVALIGIGDIARKVYLPLLSRHDQAEVVGVLSHSSATVERAVQAYRLQRGTTELTELLSWDLDAVFIHSPTTTHYELVTACLEHGVSVYVDKPLSYDLEESRRMAELAENKGLLLGVGFNRRYAPMYAAAKSWLHKAGGISQSTAVKHRTKLQQGSSHETIHDDLIHMLDLLLWLSGGDYELLHSSLKADAEGRLLQASGMLGWENGTTGHYSMVRDAGADLEKLELHGHGRSVEVTDMERVILYEQGSLPRTQNFGSWDTVLERRGFSGAVSHYLSNIATPEQCGISASAVLPSHELAARLSR encoded by the coding sequence ATGAAACTATCTGTCCGCAAAAGAGTGGCACTGATCGGCATTGGCGATATTGCCCGTAAAGTCTATTTGCCGCTGCTCTCCCGGCATGATCAGGCCGAGGTGGTGGGTGTGCTCAGCCATTCCTCTGCTACGGTCGAGCGGGCAGTTCAGGCTTATCGCCTTCAGCGGGGCACAACCGAGCTTACGGAGCTGCTGTCCTGGGATCTGGATGCTGTGTTCATACATAGTCCTACAACCACGCACTATGAGCTGGTGACCGCTTGCCTGGAGCATGGGGTATCCGTGTATGTGGACAAGCCGCTCTCCTATGATCTGGAGGAATCCCGCCGGATGGCAGAGCTTGCTGAGAACAAGGGGCTGCTGCTGGGGGTGGGCTTCAACCGCCGCTATGCCCCGATGTATGCCGCAGCCAAATCTTGGCTGCATAAGGCCGGAGGCATCAGCCAATCCACCGCAGTCAAGCACCGCACGAAGCTGCAGCAGGGCAGCAGCCATGAGACGATCCATGATGACCTGATCCATATGCTGGATCTGCTGCTCTGGCTGTCCGGCGGGGATTATGAGCTGCTGCATAGCAGCCTGAAGGCGGATGCGGAGGGGCGGCTTCTGCAGGCTTCGGGAATGCTGGGCTGGGAGAACGGGACCACCGGCCATTACAGCATGGTCCGGGATGCCGGAGCCGATCTGGAGAAGCTGGAGCTGCACGGACATGGGAGATCGGTTGAGGTGACCGACATGGAACGGGTTATATTATATGAGCAGGGCTCGTTGCCGCGCACGCAGAACTTTGGCAGCTGGGATACCGTACTGGAGCGCAGAGGCTTCAGCGGAGCGGTCAGCCATTATCTCAGCAATATAGCGACACCGGAGCAATGCGGCATTTCCGCTTCGGCTGTATTGCCGAGCCATGAATTAGCAGCAAGACTAAGCCGCTGA
- a CDS encoding VTT domain-containing protein has product MRKWLTIILYVSCIILAFIYRYELLAWLREDHPLYLSMLAATVLALFPVLPYKLIIGLFGYAYGSFAGALICWSATTIAAALVYGAVTSMFRSKSMAYLSRISALDRFVSAVEQRPFASVVIARLAPFIPQMAVNIYAGAAGLPFWSYLGATALGKIPGIALYAFLGGQMFQHPRSAFVAIIVYIAVLAVAGLSMRRRPSAGR; this is encoded by the coding sequence ATGAGAAAATGGCTAACAATTATTCTGTATGTTTCGTGCATAATCCTCGCGTTTATCTACAGGTATGAACTCTTGGCCTGGCTTAGAGAGGATCATCCTTTGTATTTGTCCATGCTCGCGGCCACAGTGCTGGCCTTGTTTCCGGTCCTGCCCTATAAGCTGATTATCGGTCTGTTCGGGTATGCATACGGAAGCTTCGCAGGAGCGTTAATCTGCTGGAGTGCTACCACAATAGCGGCAGCCCTTGTCTATGGAGCCGTTACATCCATGTTCCGGAGCAAATCAATGGCCTATCTAAGCAGAATTTCGGCGCTGGACAGATTTGTGTCCGCTGTGGAGCAGCGTCCTTTTGCATCCGTAGTGATTGCCCGGCTGGCACCGTTTATCCCGCAGATGGCTGTGAATATCTATGCCGGTGCCGCCGGACTGCCTTTCTGGAGCTATCTTGGAGCCACCGCGCTTGGCAAAATCCCCGGCATCGCCCTATACGCCTTCCTCGGAGGACAGATGTTCCAGCATCCGCGAAGTGCCTTTGTAGCTATAATCGTGTATATTGCCGTACTGGCTGTGGCCGGATTGTCCATGCGCCGCCGTCCTTCTGCGGGCCGCTAA
- a CDS encoding DUF6773 family protein, which produces MNRTNLDERQLQKRHKAGNQAFLLMAFLLLADMGLQNYGMKWLEYPLSNYAIFMLGVGSYLVRLIWSGSYVGPGGGQNGVNGRSIAGAILAIVVAACILIVTFVNPTAAQSAADSGANGKVILIISVTAGLIILSTVYLIRRRNNRAE; this is translated from the coding sequence ATGAACAGAACGAACCTGGATGAGAGACAACTGCAGAAGCGGCACAAGGCGGGGAATCAGGCATTTCTTTTGATGGCATTCTTATTGCTGGCAGACATGGGGCTGCAAAACTACGGAATGAAGTGGCTGGAGTATCCGCTCAGCAATTACGCAATTTTCATGCTGGGTGTAGGCTCCTATCTGGTAAGACTGATCTGGAGCGGTTCATATGTGGGACCGGGCGGCGGGCAGAACGGAGTGAACGGGAGAAGCATTGCGGGTGCAATTCTGGCCATAGTGGTGGCGGCCTGTATCCTTATCGTTACCTTCGTGAATCCAACCGCCGCCCAATCAGCAGCTGACAGCGGTGCGAACGGGAAAGTGATTCTGATCATTTCTGTTACAGCAGGACTGATCATCTTAAGCACTGTATACTTGATCCGGCGGAGGAATAACCGGGCGGAGTAG